The DNA sequence CGGCGCTGTTGGTCGGAGTGCTGCAGAATTTCGTGGGATACGGCTGGGTTTGGCTCGTCGTGACGGGAAGAACCCCACGGATGCCGCTGTGGGCGGTGAGTGGACGTCCTTTTGATCGATCGTTTGGAATTAGACATATGGTTTTAAGTTCGTGATGTCAATTCTAATCATGAGTTTTTCTGTTCTACAAGTGACCTTCTTTGATCCTTCTCTGCCTCGTGCGCAGATGTGTGTTCTTATATTTGTGGCGACGAATGGAGAGACCTACTTCAACACCGCTGCGCTGGTTTCCTGCGTGCAGAACTTCCCCAAGAGCAGAGGCCCTGTCGTGGGCATCTTGAAAGGCTTTGCCGGTCTCAGTGGTGCGATCTTGACCCAGATCTTTGCAATGATACATACGCCCGACCATGCCGCTTTGCTCTTCGTGGTCGCCGTCGGGCCATCCATGGTGGTCATCGCCTTGTTGTTTATCGTCAGGCCCGTCGGCGGCCACCGGCAAGTGAGGCCCTCGGATCAATCCAGCTTCATGTTCGTCTACAGCGTTTGCTTGCTCCTGGCCGCGTACTTGATGGGCGTCATGCTCCTGGAAGACCTGGTTGACCTCGGCCACACCGTCATCGTCGTGCTCACGCTGCTGCTTCTATTGCTCTTGTTGGCTCCGGTCGTCCTTCCCTTGCTGCTCACCTTCCATCTCGATGTGGTTTCTCCTGTTCAAGAGCCTCTGTTGCCCGAACCTTCACAGGCAGAAGAGACGAGTCAATCTGCAGAACAGACTGAGGTCATTCTCAGTGAGGTGGAGGATGAGAAGCCCACGGACGTTGACCTGCTCCCTGCATCAGAAAGGCAGAAGCGGATCGCTCACCTGCAAGCCAAGCTGCTCCAAGCCGCTGCCGACGGAGCAGTCAGGGTGAAGAAGAGGAGAGGCCCTCGCAGGGGGGAGGACTTCACCCTGATGCAGGCGCTGAGAAAGGCAGACTTTTGGCTCATGTTCCTCTCTCTTCTCCTCGGATCGGGCTCTGGATTGACGGTCATCGACAACCTTGGTCAGATGAGCGAGTCTTTGGGCTATGACGAGGCTCACATTTTTGTCTCCATGATCAGCATTTGGAACTTTCTTGGTCGAGTAGGCGGAGGCTATTTATCCGAGCTCATCGTGAGGGACCGTGCGTATCCAAGGCCGGTGGCGTTGGCTTGCTTCCAGGCTGTGATGGCGATCGGGCACCTGTTCTTCGCCATGGCCTGGCCTGGAACGATGTACGTTGGAACCTTGTTGATCGGACTTGGATATGGAGCTCACTGGGCCATAGTTCCTGCTGCTGCATCAGAGCTGTTCGGGTTGAAGAACTTTGGAGCCCTCTACAATTTCCTGACGGTGGCTAATCCTGCAGGTTCATTGATCTTCTCTGGCCTCATTACCAGCGTAATTTACGACGACGAAGCAGCGAAACAAGCTCAAGGAAACATCAACTCGTTGCGAGGTGCTCTGCTCGGCGTGGATGAACCATTAAAATGCACAGGGACCATCTGTTTCTTCCTCAGTTCACTGATCATGTCCGGGCTTTGCGTCATAGCAGTCATCTTGAGCCTCGTCCTCGTTTACAGGACCACAAGTGTGTACCTCAACCTTTACGGGCGCGCTCGCACATAGCCATCTCCCAGAAGAGAGATCGATGAAAGCCACTACTGTGGTTCTTCTTCCTACTTCTGTGAAGTAAACATGATGTATCTTAATCCGAGATATGATCATGTCGGGACTTGAAAGCTTGAATTGATCTTGGGATCTTATGGTGATTCGATATGATCTTTACCGGTTAAGCTTAGCATCTTCTAATATTTTACTTAGCCTTTAATATATCTTTTTTTGATGGGGAATTATAGGATGGTAGTAACATAACCGACTAGCTGGCAATTCATAATGTGACTACTAAAACTGGTTGGTTGTTTCCTTTTCAAGTCgcattaaaagaaagaaaatatatctcCAATTACGATGAATCGAATCTCGGAGGATTCCAAAAGGAATCTCCTCTAACGTCCTTCTCCGATTAGATACAGCCGAATCATACTCATCGTACTAACAGGAAAAGGAAATTTGACAGCATTGCAAGGTCAACGCTTGACTCAATGTTAAGTTTGCGAATCTCCCGTTCTGCAGCAGACCGATTCTTCAGAATTTCCAGTGAAGAATCTTAAGATTCGGTTTCTCTCATTGCAATTTTTCACTctgttaattttaaataaaaatattcgtAGAATTTTAATTAGATATTTTCAAACAGACGATGGAGATCAGAAGTCGCAGCTGATGAACGGCTAGAAACCCTCCTTATCATATATATTCCGTTCTGCTTCTTCCTACGCTCACCCAAAAATTGCCGGTTCTCCTCGAATTCCGAGATATCGTATATAGGCTTGAGTTGCGGTTGCGAAACCAAATCATGTAGGATTCAGTGTATTTTTaatttcaaactaatcatgcaatTGTCGTTATCACCCTTGATTCTGCGAATCATGCGTGTATCTGTGGACTCGATGCCTGAGTTTGTGGGCGGAGGAGCCAACCCAGCATTGTATCTGATCCTATAAATGCTGATTCTGTGTGGTTTTGCCGTGGGGCTCGCTGCGGTTTTCTCCTCTGTCGTCGGAACGAAGAGCTTGCAGAGGGAGGGGAGATCGAGATGTCGCTCCCATCGAGCCTTCTGCCGAGCGAGGGCGCGCCGGAGTGGCTCAACAAGGGGGACAACTCGTGGCAGCTGACCGCCGCCACGCTCGTCGGGCTTCAGAGCGTTCCGGGCCTGGTGATCCTCTATGGCAGCATCGTCAAGAAGAAGTGGGCGGTCAACTCGGCCTTCATGGCGCTCTACGCCTTCGCCGCCGTCTTAATCTGCTGGTGCATCTGGGGCTTCCGCATGGCCTTCGGAGAGCCGCTCCTCCCCTTCTGGGGCCGTCCCGACGCCAACGTCCTCGAGCAGAAGTTCCTCCTGGCCCAGGGCTTCGCCGGGCTCTACCCCAACGCCACGCTGGTCTACTTTCAGTTCGTCTTCGCCGCCATCACGCCCATACTGATCG is a window from the Musa acuminata AAA Group cultivar baxijiao chromosome BXJ2-1, Cavendish_Baxijiao_AAA, whole genome shotgun sequence genome containing:
- the LOC135598449 gene encoding protein NUCLEAR FUSION DEFECTIVE 4-like; this encodes MSGLRGRLRTLLNNRWLVFVAAMWVQAVAGTGYLFGSLSPVIKSSLGYNQRQIARLGVAKDLGDSIGFLAGTLCEILPLWAALLVGVLQNFVGYGWVWLVVTGRTPRMPLWAMCVLIFVATNGETYFNTAALVSCVQNFPKSRGPVVGILKGFAGLSGAILTQIFAMIHTPDHAALLFVVAVGPSMVVIALLFIVRPVGGHRQVRPSDQSSFMFVYSVCLLLAAYLMGVMLLEDLVDLGHTVIVVLTLLLLLLLLAPVVLPLLLTFHLDVVSPVQEPLLPEPSQAEETSQSAEQTEVILSEVEDEKPTDVDLLPASERQKRIAHLQAKLLQAAADGAVRVKKRRGPRRGEDFTLMQALRKADFWLMFLSLLLGSGSGLTVIDNLGQMSESLGYDEAHIFVSMISIWNFLGRVGGGYLSELIVRDRAYPRPVALACFQAVMAIGHLFFAMAWPGTMYVGTLLIGLGYGAHWAIVPAAASELFGLKNFGALYNFLTVANPAGSLIFSGLITSVIYDDEAAKQAQGNINSLRGALLGVDEPLKCTGTICFFLSSLIMSGLCVIAVILSLVLVYRTTSVYLNLYGRART